The Geobacter sp. AOG2 genome includes a window with the following:
- the nadD gene encoding nicotinate-nucleotide adenylyltransferase, giving the protein MRIGLMGGTFNPVHLAHLHIAEEARLACDLDRVVFIPAGDPPHKPLAGEVPFARRSRMVELAIGGNPFFELSLIEGERTGKSYSIDTITAFRERFPQDDFFFIIGSDSFLEIGLWHRFREIFASCNLIVVERPGKRISDPVAALPVAIRAEFSYTSGARRLDHNAGTSVRFLTGCPLDISSSEIRALAGSRRSIAHLVPPQVATYITEQGIYDTCR; this is encoded by the coding sequence ATGCGAATCGGACTGATGGGGGGCACCTTCAACCCGGTGCACCTGGCCCATCTTCACATAGCGGAGGAGGCGCGGCTGGCCTGCGATCTCGACCGGGTGGTGTTTATTCCGGCCGGCGACCCGCCCCACAAGCCGCTGGCGGGGGAGGTGCCCTTTGCCCGGCGCAGCCGGATGGTCGAGCTGGCCATCGGCGGCAATCCCTTTTTCGAGTTGTCGCTGATCGAAGGGGAGCGGACCGGAAAATCCTATTCCATCGATACGATCACCGCTTTCCGGGAGCGCTTCCCCCAGGATGACTTCTTCTTCATCATCGGCAGCGATTCCTTTTTGGAGATCGGGTTGTGGCACCGCTTTCGGGAGATCTTCGCCTCCTGCAACCTGATCGTGGTGGAGCGGCCGGGCAAGCGCATCAGCGACCCGGTCGCCGCCCTTCCTGTTGCCATCCGGGCAGAGTTCAGCTATACTTCCGGCGCCCGCAGGCTGGACCATAATGCCGGCACCAGCGTCCGGTTCCTGACCGGGTGCCCGTTGGACATCTCGTCCAGCGAGATACGCGCCCTGGCCGGTTCGAGGCGCTCCATAGCCCACCTGGTGCCGCCGCAGGTGGCGACCTATATTACAGAACAGGGGATTTACGACACATGCCGGTAA
- the rsfS gene encoding ribosome silencing factor — MPVNETTAAEKPVLSSQERARKCAELAYEKKAFDIRALDIAKVSSIADYLVIISGNSDKQNQAIADGIRTGLKKYGKVQDIEGESEGKWIVMDYGDVIVHIFSDQLRHYYKLDELWHMAPELELPEEIGSARKEDDF, encoded by the coding sequence ATGCCGGTAAATGAAACGACAGCAGCAGAGAAACCGGTGCTTTCCTCCCAGGAACGGGCGCGTAAATGCGCCGAGCTGGCCTATGAAAAGAAGGCCTTCGACATCCGGGCGCTGGATATCGCAAAGGTTTCCTCCATCGCCGACTATCTGGTGATCATCTCCGGCAACTCGGACAAGCAGAACCAGGCCATTGCCGACGGCATCCGCACCGGCCTCAAGAAGTACGGCAAGGTGCAGGACATCGAGGGTGAGAGCGAAGGGAAGTGGATCGTCATGGATTACGGCGACGTGATCGTGCATATCTTCAGCGACCAGCTCCGCCATTACTACAAGCTGGACGAGCTGTGGCACATGGCCCCGGAGCTGGAGTTGCCGGAGGAGATCGGAAGCGCCCGCAAGGAAGACGATTTCTAG
- a CDS encoding 23S rRNA (pseudouridine(1915)-N(3))-methyltransferase RlmH — protein sequence MKLRVLWVGKSKEEWVKEALADYAGRIRRYCPLELCEVRDEKGAAAEEMRRRECERLEKQIPPGATLVLLDERGRQMDSPELAAFIGTQRDSGTGELVFAVGGAYGFSEEFRSRGRLLSLSKMTFTHQMVRVFLLEQLYRAFSILNNEPYHH from the coding sequence ATGAAACTCCGCGTCCTCTGGGTGGGCAAGAGCAAGGAAGAGTGGGTGAAGGAGGCGCTGGCCGATTATGCCGGGCGCATCCGCCGCTACTGCCCGCTGGAGCTGTGCGAGGTCCGCGACGAAAAGGGGGCCGCAGCCGAAGAGATGCGGCGGCGCGAGTGCGAGCGGTTGGAGAAGCAGATCCCGCCCGGCGCCACCCTGGTGCTGCTGGACGAGCGGGGCCGCCAGATGGATTCCCCGGAACTGGCCGCCTTCATCGGGACGCAGCGGGATTCGGGCACCGGCGAACTGGTCTTCGCCGTGGGCGGGGCGTACGGCTTTTCCGAAGAGTTCCGCAGCCGGGGCCGGCTGCTCTCCCTGTCGAAGATGACCTTCACGCACCAGATGGTGCGGGTGTTTTTGCTGGAGCAGCTGTACCGGGCGTTCAGCATCCTGAATAACGAACCATACCACCACTGA
- the gspN gene encoding type II secretion system protein GspN — translation MTPRQRLLRRAGLAAAGVGLFLACTYLFLPTQAVNELIGRLLADQGLSLAPGAHKTLLPGLAWRQPVLSSDQGPLVRFDRLTARLHLLPLLTGRAVVGLTAALGAGRLDLEYGINGTDALDLSADGLQLSDVPFFKTALGATAGGALWSEGRLSRKRGRLSGDLKLEVKQLAFSGVKLGAFPLPDTSNLHCQGMVRVTGGRARLESFSLQGDGIYMRLSGDLPNAATLPINLTLEIMPKPEFMDKQKLVFLLLAKFAASPGVYKVPIRGTLLKPVIL, via the coding sequence ATGACACCGCGGCAGCGCCTGCTGCGGAGAGCCGGCTTGGCGGCTGCGGGCGTCGGCCTCTTCCTGGCATGCACCTACCTGTTCCTGCCTACGCAGGCGGTGAATGAATTGATCGGCCGCCTGCTGGCCGACCAGGGGCTGTCCCTGGCCCCCGGCGCCCACAAGACCCTCCTCCCCGGCCTGGCGTGGCGCCAGCCGGTCCTCTCCTCCGACCAGGGGCCGCTCGTGCGTTTCGACCGGCTGACCGCCCGGCTCCACCTGCTGCCGCTTCTGACGGGGCGGGCCGTGGTCGGCCTGACAGCGGCCCTGGGCGCGGGGCGGCTGGACCTGGAATACGGCATCAACGGCACGGACGCCCTGGACCTCTCGGCCGACGGCCTGCAACTGTCCGACGTCCCGTTCTTCAAGACCGCCCTGGGGGCCACGGCCGGCGGGGCCCTGTGGAGCGAAGGGCGGCTTTCCCGCAAGCGGGGCAGGCTGTCCGGCGACCTGAAGCTGGAGGTGAAGCAGTTGGCCTTCTCCGGGGTCAAGCTCGGGGCGTTCCCGCTGCCCGACACCTCCAACCTGCACTGCCAGGGCATGGTGCGGGTCACGGGCGGCCGGGCCCGGCTGGAGAGCTTTTCGCTCCAGGGGGACGGCATCTACATGCGCCTGTCGGGGGACCTTCCCAATGCCGCCACCCTGCCCATCAACCTGACGCTTGAGATCATGCCCAAGCCCGAGTTCATGGACAAGCAGAAGCTGGTGTTCCTGCTCCTGGCCAAGTTCGCGGCCTCGCCCGGCGTGTATAAGGTGCCGATCCGGGGCACGCTGCTCAAACCGGTGATATTATAA
- a CDS encoding general secretion pathway protein GspM has protein sequence MLTELQDFWRDLDSRTRLTAGYVLIALLVLFLAWSALAGRTAALERKRHAREAVLKELLPLKFAYRTAKQSADMLTGRMASVRPDDSVAKVIDEIGIKGKGVKISPVKGEERAGMIEDAADVKIDGVTANEAINLIYRLEKGGRPVLVKKANLRVRFDDPSRLDLALTVALLKPAPGQRK, from the coding sequence ATGCTTACGGAACTGCAGGACTTCTGGCGGGATCTCGACAGCCGCACGCGGCTGACGGCCGGGTACGTGCTGATCGCCCTTCTGGTGCTCTTTCTGGCATGGTCGGCCCTGGCCGGCCGCACCGCGGCCCTGGAACGCAAACGCCACGCCCGGGAGGCGGTTCTCAAGGAACTGCTGCCGCTCAAGTTCGCCTACCGCACGGCCAAACAGTCCGCCGATATGCTGACCGGACGCATGGCGTCGGTCCGTCCCGACGATTCGGTGGCCAAGGTCATCGACGAGATCGGCATCAAGGGCAAAGGGGTCAAGATCTCCCCGGTCAAAGGGGAGGAGCGTGCCGGCATGATCGAGGATGCCGCCGATGTGAAGATCGACGGCGTAACCGCCAACGAGGCCATCAACCTGATCTATCGCCTGGAGAAGGGGGGGCGGCCGGTGCTGGTGAAGAAGGCCAACCTGCGGGTGCGCTTCGACGACCCTTCCCGCCTCGATCTGGCGCTGACCGTCGCCCTCCTGAAACCCGCCCCCGGACAGCGCAAATGA
- a CDS encoding lysophospholipid acyltransferase family protein, with product MDASRIRAYLYLALFIPLTFLFAVSALVGTVLDGSGRIYAAHARLWARLALAMAGVRVRVTGSEHLPAGPVIFMSNHQSGFDILALLAAMPRRINWIAKKELFDIPVFGPSMRRGGYIPLDRSDGRKALKSMDHAASIIREGKSVVMFPEGTRSLSRELLPFKRGGFILARKAGVPVVPITINGSGLINPAGQIRLSRGNIAIVLHPPLALPPDISKSEAETWLMEQTRSTIVSALEY from the coding sequence GTGGACGCTTCCCGAATCCGGGCATACCTCTATCTGGCGCTGTTCATCCCGCTGACCTTCCTGTTTGCGGTCAGCGCGCTGGTGGGCACCGTGCTGGACGGCAGCGGCAGGATCTATGCCGCCCACGCACGGCTGTGGGCGCGGCTGGCCCTGGCCATGGCGGGCGTCAGGGTGCGGGTGACCGGCAGCGAACATCTTCCGGCCGGGCCGGTCATCTTCATGAGCAACCACCAGAGCGGTTTCGACATCCTGGCCCTGTTGGCGGCCATGCCGCGCCGGATCAACTGGATCGCCAAGAAAGAGCTTTTCGATATCCCGGTCTTCGGCCCCTCCATGCGGCGCGGCGGCTACATCCCCCTGGACCGGAGCGACGGCCGCAAGGCGCTGAAGAGCATGGACCATGCCGCGTCGATCATCAGGGAGGGCAAGAGCGTGGTCATGTTCCCCGAGGGCACCCGTTCCCTGTCCCGTGAGTTGCTGCCGTTCAAGCGCGGCGGCTTCATCCTGGCGCGCAAGGCCGGGGTGCCGGTGGTCCCGATCACGATCAACGGCAGCGGCCTGATCAACCCAGCCGGGCAGATCAGGCTCTCCCGCGGCAACATCGCCATCGTGCTGCACCCGCCGCTGGCATTGCCGCCGGACATTTCAAAGAGCGAAGCCGAAACATGGCTCATGGAGCAGACCCGCTCCACCATCGTTTCGGCCCTGGAGTACTGA
- the gspF gene encoding type II secretion system inner membrane protein GspF, which translates to MPTFRYKAYTGAGATVSGSVEAESERQAMAQLKGKGLLPREVSEETAETGAARAFSFNRGITTADLSLFTRRLATLVASSVPLFEAMGSLHEQEESGQLKQVLARVRDRISEGASLSRALSAEPRIFSESFVSMVAAGEASGALDAVLDRLADFLEEQEQVKSRVVSALAYPILMVVVGSGVMIFLLTVVIPKIVVIFEESKAALPLITVMLIKLSHFLRGWWWIPAGLAIGSVPLYRSAMRRDDLRMKRDRLLLRLPVAGGMLQQLLLSRFARVLGLLLSSGVPIIRALEITSEVLVNRVYRTFLREVMEEVAQGGSLSGSLKKSRLFPPMLVHLAGVGEKGGTLEEMLLKAGVAYEREFSARLTRLMGLMEPLLVLAMGLAVGVVVMAVLLPIFEMNQLIK; encoded by the coding sequence ATGCCGACGTTCCGGTATAAGGCATACACCGGCGCCGGGGCCACGGTCTCCGGCTCCGTCGAGGCCGAATCCGAACGCCAGGCCATGGCCCAGCTCAAGGGCAAGGGGCTCCTGCCCCGCGAGGTCAGCGAGGAAACGGCCGAAACGGGGGCGGCGCGGGCCTTCTCCTTCAACCGGGGGATCACCACCGCCGATCTGTCCCTCTTCACCCGCCGCCTGGCCACCCTGGTCGCCTCCTCCGTCCCCCTGTTCGAGGCCATGGGCTCGCTGCACGAGCAGGAGGAGAGCGGGCAACTCAAACAGGTGCTGGCGCGGGTGCGGGACCGGATCTCCGAAGGCGCCTCCCTGTCCCGGGCCCTGTCGGCCGAGCCCCGGATCTTCAGCGAGAGCTTCGTCAGCATGGTGGCCGCCGGCGAGGCCAGCGGCGCCCTGGATGCGGTGCTGGACCGGCTGGCCGACTTTCTGGAAGAACAGGAGCAGGTAAAGAGCCGGGTGGTCTCCGCGCTGGCCTACCCGATCCTGATGGTGGTGGTGGGGAGCGGGGTCATGATCTTCCTTTTGACCGTGGTCATCCCCAAGATCGTGGTCATCTTCGAGGAGAGCAAGGCCGCCCTGCCGCTGATCACGGTGATGCTCATCAAACTGTCCCACTTCCTGCGGGGCTGGTGGTGGATCCCGGCCGGGCTGGCCATCGGCTCGGTGCCGCTCTACCGCTCCGCCATGCGGCGGGACGACCTGCGCATGAAACGCGACCGCCTGCTGCTCCGGCTGCCGGTGGCCGGCGGCATGCTGCAGCAACTGCTCCTGTCGCGCTTTGCCAGGGTGCTGGGCTTGTTGCTGTCCAGCGGGGTGCCGATCATCCGTGCCCTGGAGATCACCTCCGAGGTGCTGGTCAACCGGGTCTACCGCACCTTTCTCCGCGAGGTGATGGAAGAGGTGGCCCAGGGGGGGAGCCTGTCGGGGAGCCTGAAGAAGAGCCGCCTGTTCCCGCCCATGCTGGTGCACCTGGCCGGCGTGGGTGAAAAGGGGGGCACCCTGGAGGAGATGCTGCTCAAGGCCGGCGTCGCCTACGAGCGTGAGTTCAGCGCGCGCCTGACCCGGCTCATGGGCCTGATGGAACCGCTCTTGGTCCTGGCCATGGGCCTGGCCGTCGGGGTCGTGGTTATGGCCGTGTTGTTGCCTATATTCGAGATGAACCAGCTGATCAAGTAG
- the gspL gene encoding type II secretion system protein GspL: MDYLVIQVEPHRVLAARFGVAGTSLSFSGAAEFPLNEEQGLSAVAGRIAAGISGGPRIVLCLSPALFAQRTVELPLDNLRKVREILPGQLQGEIALPVEEAVFEALPIGNKRYLALWARKVDLRQAIETFREAGCEPQVVTSAPFAWNFLPECPADAVVCDGAALAVVSEDRVTFARALDAAQPHQSIAATLAALELSGVTLPPRLTIFGEHSAGLAAGDGLPLPAERLGMPDALAPLFKTDESFQQLAGLLAVARACHAGALPDFRRSELAWTAGDALVRKKMIVTAALAAVAVILLFVSKGLEYRAAQTDLASLNKSISAMYREIFPGRTKAVDEVAEVKAEIRKLAGGPEAGNSVLDVLKTLAEAKGATINGLYEAELADGTLRVKGDARSAQAVNEFKAALAPFMASVELGEVKSRPDGSVSFTLAGTPKEVRK, translated from the coding sequence ATGGACTATCTGGTCATACAGGTCGAACCGCACCGCGTGCTTGCCGCCCGTTTCGGGGTTGCGGGCACGTCGCTCTCCTTTTCGGGGGCCGCCGAATTCCCGTTGAACGAGGAACAGGGGCTCTCCGCCGTTGCCGGCCGGATCGCCGCCGGCATCAGCGGCGGGCCGCGCATCGTGCTCTGCCTCTCGCCCGCCCTGTTCGCCCAGCGGACGGTGGAGTTGCCGCTGGACAACCTGCGCAAGGTGCGGGAGATCCTGCCGGGGCAGTTGCAGGGAGAGATCGCCCTGCCGGTGGAAGAGGCCGTGTTCGAAGCGCTCCCCATAGGGAACAAGCGTTACCTGGCCCTGTGGGCGCGCAAGGTCGACCTCCGTCAGGCCATCGAGACCTTCCGGGAGGCGGGCTGCGAACCGCAGGTGGTCACTTCGGCGCCCTTCGCCTGGAACTTTCTCCCCGAATGCCCCGCCGACGCCGTGGTGTGCGACGGCGCCGCCCTGGCGGTCGTCAGCGAAGACCGGGTGACCTTCGCCCGGGCCCTGGACGCCGCCCAGCCGCACCAAAGCATCGCCGCGACCCTGGCCGCCCTGGAGCTCTCCGGGGTAACGCTGCCGCCCCGTCTGACCATCTTCGGCGAACACTCGGCCGGGCTCGCCGCCGGGGACGGCCTGCCGTTACCCGCGGAGCGGCTCGGGATGCCGGACGCCCTGGCGCCGTTGTTCAAGACCGACGAATCCTTCCAGCAGTTGGCCGGGCTGTTGGCCGTGGCCCGCGCCTGCCATGCCGGCGCCCTGCCCGACTTCCGCCGCTCCGAACTGGCCTGGACGGCCGGCGACGCCCTCGTGCGCAAAAAGATGATCGTGACCGCCGCCCTGGCGGCTGTGGCAGTCATACTCCTCTTTGTCTCCAAGGGGCTCGAATACCGGGCGGCGCAGACCGACCTGGCCTCGCTGAACAAGTCCATTTCGGCCATGTACCGCGAGATCTTCCCCGGCCGGACCAAGGCGGTGGACGAGGTGGCCGAGGTCAAGGCGGAGATCAGGAAACTGGCCGGGGGCCCGGAGGCGGGCAACTCCGTCCTGGACGTGCTCAAAACCCTGGCCGAGGCTAAAGGCGCCACCATCAACGGTCTTTACGAGGCCGAGTTGGCGGACGGCACCCTGCGGGTCAAGGGGGATGCCCGTTCCGCCCAGGCGGTCAACGAGTTCAAGGCAGCCCTTGCGCCGTTCATGGCCAGCGTGGAACTGGGAGAGGTCAAGAGCCGTCCCGACGGTTCGGTAAGCTTCACCCTGGCGGGCACGCCCAAGGAGGTCAGGAAATGA
- a CDS encoding glycosyltransferase family 1 protein has product MDFTKMLHKFTVVPSLTDELAALQRVAYNLWWSWEPDAINLFRRLDTELWQATRHNPVEMLGILQQTTLETLKNDEGFMAHLKTVDEKLSEYLAEKTWFQKTCNGNSQMKVAYFSMEFGLHESLPVYSGGLGVLAGDHLKSASDLGLPLVGVGLLYRQGYFRQYLNNEGWQQEYYPENDFYNLPLTLERDEKGAPLSVELEFGPRRFNVHIWRVQVGRVPLYLLDTNLEENSPEDRLITAQLYGGDQEMRILQEILLGIGGVRALRALGIIPNVCHMNEGHAAFLALERMRLVMEKRGIRFNEAREIISAGNVFTTHTPVEAGIDHFPADLLERYFGKYYRSLGLSRDEFLGLGRQNPKNPQEVFCMAVLALKLAGHANGVSELHGEVSRKMWKNTWPELPEEQLPLTSITNGVHTRTWMSNYMASLLVRYLGTRWLDDPTDHNVWRRISKIPDAELWRTRQSCREKLVDFARKRLKEQMIKVGATVKEIATAEEVLDPEVLTIGFARRFATYKRGTLLMRDLDRLARILNNPEMPVQIIFAGKAHPQDQEGKELIRQINQVSDQDRFRHRIVFIEDYDMEVARHLVQGADVWLNTPRRPMEASGTSGMKVAFNGGLNMSILDGWWCEGYQGNNGWAIGKGEVYGDTEYQNQVESRAIYDLLEKEIVPHFYDRGSDGIPRSWIATMKASMQSLCPVFSTDRMVQEYASRSYTTSYGQWKQLVADDLALALDLARWKERTFKAWPAVRIEDASAQISDAVAVGSLVPVSAKVFLGEIPVEDVSVEGYFGVLDSTGNIQGGETVPLENVVPAGDGLYQFSGTIDCRFCGRHGFMLRVMPRHKVLGNVYEPGYLIWG; this is encoded by the coding sequence ATGGACTTTACCAAGATGCTGCACAAATTCACGGTCGTTCCGTCACTCACCGACGAGTTGGCCGCCCTCCAGCGGGTGGCCTACAACCTGTGGTGGAGTTGGGAGCCGGACGCCATCAACCTCTTCCGCCGCCTGGACACCGAACTGTGGCAGGCCACGCGCCATAACCCGGTCGAGATGCTGGGCATCCTCCAGCAGACCACCCTGGAAACCCTCAAGAACGACGAGGGCTTCATGGCCCACCTCAAGACGGTGGACGAGAAGCTTTCCGAGTACCTGGCGGAGAAGACCTGGTTCCAGAAGACCTGCAACGGCAACTCCCAGATGAAGGTGGCCTATTTTTCCATGGAGTTCGGCCTTCACGAGTCGCTGCCGGTCTATTCCGGCGGTCTGGGCGTTCTGGCCGGCGACCACCTCAAGTCGGCCTCGGACCTGGGGTTGCCGCTGGTGGGGGTGGGGCTGCTCTACCGGCAGGGCTACTTCCGCCAGTATCTCAACAATGAAGGGTGGCAGCAGGAATACTACCCGGAGAACGATTTCTACAACCTGCCGCTGACCCTGGAACGGGACGAAAAGGGAGCCCCGCTCAGCGTGGAGCTGGAATTCGGCCCGCGCAGGTTCAATGTGCATATCTGGCGGGTGCAGGTCGGCCGGGTGCCGCTCTACCTCCTGGACACCAACCTGGAGGAGAACAGCCCCGAGGATCGCCTGATCACGGCCCAGCTTTACGGCGGCGACCAGGAGATGCGCATCCTGCAGGAGATCCTTTTGGGGATCGGCGGCGTTCGGGCGCTGCGCGCCCTGGGGATCATCCCCAACGTATGCCACATGAACGAGGGGCATGCGGCCTTCCTGGCCCTGGAACGGATGCGGCTTGTGATGGAGAAGCGCGGCATCAGGTTCAACGAGGCCCGGGAGATCATCAGCGCCGGCAACGTCTTCACCACCCATACCCCGGTGGAGGCGGGCATCGACCATTTCCCCGCCGACCTGCTGGAACGCTATTTCGGCAAATACTACCGCTCCCTCGGCCTGAGCCGCGACGAATTCCTGGGCCTCGGCCGCCAGAATCCGAAGAATCCCCAGGAAGTCTTCTGCATGGCGGTCCTGGCCCTCAAACTGGCCGGCCACGCCAACGGCGTCAGCGAACTGCACGGCGAGGTGTCGCGCAAGATGTGGAAGAACACCTGGCCGGAACTGCCCGAGGAGCAATTGCCGCTCACCTCCATCACCAACGGTGTCCATACCCGCACCTGGATGTCCAACTACATGGCCAGCCTGCTGGTGCGCTACCTGGGTACCCGCTGGCTCGACGACCCGACCGACCACAATGTCTGGCGGCGTATCTCCAAGATCCCGGACGCCGAATTGTGGCGCACCCGCCAGAGCTGCCGCGAGAAGCTGGTGGATTTTGCCCGCAAGCGGCTCAAGGAGCAGATGATCAAGGTGGGGGCCACGGTCAAGGAGATCGCCACGGCCGAGGAGGTCCTGGACCCGGAGGTGCTGACCATCGGTTTTGCCCGCCGGTTCGCCACCTATAAGCGCGGTACGCTGCTGATGCGCGACCTGGACCGCCTGGCGCGCATCCTCAACAACCCGGAGATGCCGGTGCAGATCATCTTTGCCGGCAAGGCCCATCCCCAGGATCAGGAGGGGAAGGAACTGATCCGCCAGATCAACCAGGTCTCCGACCAGGACCGTTTCCGCCACCGGATCGTCTTCATCGAGGACTACGACATGGAAGTGGCTCGTCATCTGGTGCAGGGCGCGGATGTGTGGCTCAATACGCCGCGCCGGCCCATGGAGGCCAGCGGCACCAGCGGCATGAAGGTGGCCTTCAACGGCGGCCTCAACATGAGTATCCTGGACGGCTGGTGGTGCGAAGGCTACCAGGGCAACAACGGCTGGGCCATCGGCAAGGGCGAGGTCTACGGGGATACGGAGTACCAGAACCAGGTCGAGAGCCGGGCCATCTACGACCTCCTGGAAAAAGAGATCGTGCCCCATTTCTACGACCGGGGCAGCGACGGCATTCCCCGCTCCTGGATCGCCACCATGAAGGCCTCCATGCAGAGCCTTTGCCCGGTCTTCTCCACCGACCGCATGGTGCAGGAATACGCCAGCCGTTCCTACACCACCTCCTACGGCCAGTGGAAACAGCTGGTGGCCGACGATCTTGCCCTGGCCCTGGACCTGGCCCGCTGGAAGGAGCGCACCTTCAAGGCCTGGCCGGCGGTGCGCATCGAGGATGCCTCGGCCCAGATCTCCGACGCGGTGGCGGTGGGCAGCCTCGTGCCGGTGTCCGCCAAGGTCTTCCTGGGGGAGATCCCGGTGGAGGATGTGTCGGTGGAAGGGTATTTCGGCGTCCTGGATTCCACCGGAAACATCCAGGGGGGAGAAACGGTCCCCCTGGAGAACGTGGTGCCCGCCGGCGACGGCCTTTATCAGTTCAGCGGCACGATCGACTGCCGTTTCTGCGGCCGGCACGGCTTCATGCTGCGGGTCATGCCGCGGCACAAGGTGTTGGGGAATGTGTACGAACCGGGTTACCTGATCTGGGGGTGA
- a CDS encoding tol-pal system YbgF family protein — protein sequence MDQRIKKTIVNAVLIIVLSLLLFLAGTWWRMQAQFQLGEAALAKGDFTGALAGYESAIHMYVPFHPTIENAAQKLWRLGELAERQGDVTRALIVYRALRSAFYADRWLVQPGQEWIGRCDRKIASLVPLQRER from the coding sequence ATGGACCAACGTATCAAGAAAACAATCGTCAACGCCGTCCTCATCATCGTGCTCAGCCTGCTCCTGTTCCTCGCCGGGACCTGGTGGCGGATGCAGGCCCAGTTCCAGTTGGGTGAGGCGGCCCTCGCCAAAGGCGATTTCACCGGGGCACTGGCTGGTTACGAGTCGGCCATCCATATGTATGTACCCTTCCATCCGACCATAGAAAACGCGGCCCAAAAGCTCTGGCGACTCGGGGAACTCGCGGAACGGCAGGGGGACGTCACCCGTGCCCTGATCGTCTACCGCGCCCTGCGGAGCGCCTTCTACGCCGACCGCTGGCTGGTGCAGCCCGGCCAGGAGTGGATCGGGCGCTGCGACCGGAAGATCGCCAGCCTGGTGCCGCTGCAAAGAGAGAGATAA